The Deinococcus radiotolerans region GGCGGGGGGCGCGCCGTTTCTGAACCCCCTGTGCGCTGATGGGATGGAAGGCGTGATTGGCCGGGGGTGCTTTTAACGATGCTGTGATGTTCACCGATTCTGGCGGCGATTCAGGTACCATGAAGGCACTACGAACCTCGCGTCGTGGGAGGTGATTCTCACGTTTAGGGCCCCTGCCGGTCGGACCGTGATGCTCTCAGTGCAGTACCTCTGCCTGCTGCTGCTTTTCTTCGGCGAGCGCAGCCTGAGCCCCCCCGCCACGGCGCAGGTGACTGCGCCAGCGGCCCCGGGCAGCGCTGCGCCGCGTCCTGTGGCCTTCCCGCCGGGCTTCCTGAAACCCAGCGATTCGCTCGCCAGTGACGCCCTGAGTGACCACACCTCCTGGCGCGCCCGGGATGAGGCGGCAGGCACCTACTGGGCCACCAGCGAGACCGACGCCGCCCAGTGGATCCGCTTCGATCTGGACGCCCCGGCCCGGGTGAACGCCCTGGCGGTCCTCTGGTTAAACGGCGCCGCGCAGACGTACCAGTTCACCATTGCCGTATCGGGCGACGCCAGTACCTGGAAGACCGTCGCCAGCGGCCGGAGTACCCGCTCGGCCGGGCCGGACATCTACACGTTCCCCGAGCAGCTCACCCGGTACGTCCGCGTGACCATCGCGCCAGACAGCGGCGCACCCGCCTTTGGCGTGGCTGAGGCCGCCGTTCGCGTGCCCAGTGCGGCGCAGGCCGTGACCGCGCCCGGCAGCCTGACGCCCGAATCGTTCGGCGCGCGCGGAGACGGCGTCACGGACGACACCACCGCGCTGACTGCCCTGTTCAACGCCGCCAACAAGCAGGCCAAACCCATCGCCTTCGCCGCCGGCAAGACCTACCTCACGGGCCGGTCCCGGGTGTACCAGTACAGCGTCACGACCAACGGCCTGACCGTGCAGGGCAACGGCGCGACCATCAAGGTCATGGACGGCACCACCACCGCCAGCAGCCTCTACGTCCTGCGCATCGCCGCGCAGAACGTCACCGTCGAGAACCTCACCGTCGACGCCAACCGTGCCGGGCGCCCCGCCCTGACCAACTGGAACCAGTACGCGTGGTTCATTGACGGCGGCAGCGTCAACGTCCGCCTCAAGGGCATCCGCGGCCTGAACAGCCCCGTCGACAACCTCTACATCCGCGATCAGGTCGGCCGGAATTCGGACGCGCTGTACCCGCGGGAGATCTACATCGACGGGGCGGAGATGCTGAACGCCGCGCGAAACAACGCCAGCGTGATCAGCAGCAAGAACGTGTACATCACGGGCGGGCGCTTCAACGGCGCGAACGGCTCGAACCCCGAGGCGGGTATCGACATCGAACCGAACACCAGTGACACATACGGGAACAACGGGGTGTACCTGACGAACGTGGAGACGTCGAACAACCGGGGCGGGGGCGTGGACGTGGCGGGGCACCACAACCAGAACATCGTGGTGAAAAACCACGTGGCGAACAGCAACGGCACGGCCTTCTTCGCCATGCCCGACGGCGGCGCCATCCAAGTTGACGGCCTCACCGGCCGGGATTACAAGTTCAATCCCGTCGCGTCCGGCCGGAACGGCTTCATTTCACTCGTCCCCGGGGGCCGCTCTGGCGCGCGGGTGACCCTGCAGAACGTGACGCTGACCGGCATCGACTC contains the following coding sequences:
- a CDS encoding galactose-binding domain-containing protein, with protein sequence MQYLCLLLLFFGERSLSPPATAQVTAPAAPGSAAPRPVAFPPGFLKPSDSLASDALSDHTSWRARDEAAGTYWATSETDAAQWIRFDLDAPARVNALAVLWLNGAAQTYQFTIAVSGDASTWKTVASGRSTRSAGPDIYTFPEQLTRYVRVTIAPDSGAPAFGVAEAAVRVPSAAQAVTAPGSLTPESFGARGDGVTDDTTALTALFNAANKQAKPIAFAAGKTYLTGRSRVYQYSVTTNGLTVQGNGATIKVMDGTTTASSLYVLRIAAQNVTVENLTVDANRAGRPALTNWNQYAWFIDGGSVNVRLKGIRGLNSPVDNLYIRDQVGRNSDALYPREIYIDGAEMLNAARNNASVISSKNVYITGGRFNGANGSNPEAGIDIEPNTSDTYGNNGVYLTNVETSNNRGGGVDVAGHHNQNIVVKNHVANSNGTAFFAMPDGGAIQVDGLTGRDYKFNPVASGRNGFISLVPGGRSGARVTLQNVTLTGIDSTLPGVHQNYDGAVTIHDTQINQYTGTRPVVEARPADIYNIYRDGVKIR